The Archangium primigenium genomic interval CGCCGTCCTCCGCGCCTCGCTCCACGGGCGGGCCTTCCGTTCACCAGCGGGCGTCCGCCGTCCGGGCCCCCTTCCCCCGCCCCCGGGCCAGACCCACCGTGGCGCTTCACGGGTCTGTCGCGGCGCGGGGTGGAAGGTCGGGTCATGGGCAAGCGGTGGGCGTGGGTCTGGGTGTGCCTCGCGGTGGGAGGCCTGTCGTGCGACGCATGGATGGGCTCCTTCGGCGCCCTCGTCCAGGACTCCGGCTGTCAGGCGCTCACCTGCGACGCCCAGGGACTCGACTGCGGCACCGCCATCGACGGCTGTGGCGGCGTGCTGCACTGTGGGACGTGCCCCGAGGGCCAGAGTTGCGGCGGCGAGGGCCAACCCAACGTGTGTGGCCTGGCGCCGTGCACGCCAGCCACGTGTGACTCGCTCGGGGCGACGTGCGGCGACGCGCCGGACGGCTGCGGCGGCGTGCTGCGCTGCGGCACCTGCGAGGCGCCCGAGACGTGCGGCGGCGGCGGCGCGCCTTACGTCTGTGGCCGCACCCCGTGTACGCCCACCACCTGCGCCGCCCGGGGCAAGAACTGCGGCAGTCTCTCGGACGACTGCGCCGGCACGCTCGACTGTGGCACCTGCCCGGAGGGCGAGACGTGCGGCGGCGGCGGCGCCCCCAACGTGTGCGGCCCGGCCACCTGCACGCCCACCACCTGCGCCGCCCTGGGCAAGAACTGCGGCACCCTCTCGGACGGCTGCGGCGGCACGCTCGAGTGCGGCGCGTGCACGGGGGGCATGACCTGCGGTGCGGGTGGGGTGCCCAACGTGTGTGGGCAGGCGCCGTGCGTGCCCGCCACCTGCTCGGGCCAGGGCCAGGAGTGTGGCCTGCTGCCGGATGGCTGCGGCGGGACCCTGCTCGAGTGCGGCGTCTGCGCGGCCGGCGACTCCTGCGGCGGCGGCCCGGCGCCCAACACCTGCGGCCCGGCCACCTGCCTGCCCACCACCTGCGTCGCCCTGGGCAAGAACTGCGGCCCGGTGTCCAACGGCTGTGGGGGCCTGCTGGACTGTGGCACCTGCTACGGCAGCGACTCCTGCGGCGGGGGCGGCGTGGCCAACGTGTGCGGCAGTGACCGGTGCACGCCGGACACCTGCGCCGAGGTGGGCAAGAACTGTGGCGCCGTGCCGGACGGCTGCGGCGGCATGCTCGAGTGCGGCACCTGTCCCTCGGGGCAGACGTGCGGCGGGGGCGGCGTGACGAACGTGTGCGCCCGGCCCGAGTGCCGGCCCTACACCTGTGGCCAGCTCGGCAAGACGTGCGGCGCGGTGTCCGACGGCTGCGGGGGCATGCTCGCGTGTGGCACCTGCGCCGAGGGCGAGTCCTGCGGCGGCGGCGGCGTGGCCAACCTGTGCCACCAGCCCCAGCCGGTGTGCATGGACCAGGAGCTGGGCAGCGCCCTGCCGGTGACGCTCAAGGGCAGCACGGTGGGCGCGCGGGACGATCACCTGGCCTCGTGCGGCGGCCAGGGCGCGCCGGACCGGGCCTATGGCTGGACGGCGCCCCACACGGGCACCTTCACCTTCGACACGGCGCGCTCGGCGATGCGCACCCTGGTGAGTGTCCGGGCCGGGGGCTGCCAGGGCGAGGAGCTCGCGTGCGCCACGTCCGGCATCAGCTACGGCGGCGGCTCGCGGGTGGAGGTGCACCTGACGGCGGGCCAGCGGGTGCTCGTCATCGTGGACTCGCCGCGCGCGGGGGACTT includes:
- a CDS encoding tryptophan synthase alpha chain, giving the protein MGKRWAWVWVCLAVGGLSCDAWMGSFGALVQDSGCQALTCDAQGLDCGTAIDGCGGVLHCGTCPEGQSCGGEGQPNVCGLAPCTPATCDSLGATCGDAPDGCGGVLRCGTCEAPETCGGGGAPYVCGRTPCTPTTCAARGKNCGSLSDDCAGTLDCGTCPEGETCGGGGAPNVCGPATCTPTTCAALGKNCGTLSDGCGGTLECGACTGGMTCGAGGVPNVCGQAPCVPATCSGQGQECGLLPDGCGGTLLECGVCAAGDSCGGGPAPNTCGPATCLPTTCVALGKNCGPVSNGCGGLLDCGTCYGSDSCGGGGVANVCGSDRCTPDTCAEVGKNCGAVPDGCGGMLECGTCPSGQTCGGGGVTNVCARPECRPYTCGQLGKTCGAVSDGCGGMLACGTCAEGESCGGGGVANLCHQPQPVCMDQELGSALPVTLKGSTVGARDDHLASCGGQGAPDRAYGWTAPHTGTFTFDTARSAMRTLVSVRAGGCQGEELACATSGISYGGGSRVEVHLTAGQRVLVIVDSPRAGDFSAGDFELHIHERSPTEAGHCFDGADNDGDRWVDCADTDCQAEPLCDGRGCADVDLGSALPVVYLGDTVQSGDGFQGTCGALLQPDRGHLWTAPRAGTFTFDTAGSDANALYVLTGCRGQELACRANPGGSRGAPVRVSLDKGQTVLVVVDGMARADRGAPIRYTLRISE